A genomic region of Eucalyptus grandis isolate ANBG69807.140 chromosome 5, ASM1654582v1, whole genome shotgun sequence contains the following coding sequences:
- the LOC120293692 gene encoding linamarin synthase 1-like, translating into MGSLPQESRKSHAYAHAVCVPFLTQGHINPIKQVAKLLHAHGTFVTFINTEFNHRRLFWSKGPDSLQGLKNFYFETIPDGLPPSDRDATQDHPALYDSIRKNCLGPFKWGDELRQQSRKRARLWVHGLFAVQRACQEWDRSIQSCGLDPHCVLNITNEDFLNNGTLDDPVNWIPGKRNIQLWDIPSFIRTTDPNDIMFEFLGEKDILASSIKSFRLNLWKEDYSCLEWLDQREAELAVYVNYGCVTVMTKEHPKEFVWGLANSKRPFM; encoded by the exons ATGGGTTCGCTACcccaagaatcaagaaaatcccATGCATATGCGCACGCCGTGTGCGTCCCCTTCCTGACCCAAGGCCACATCAACCCCATTAAGCAGGTGGCCAAGCTCCTCCACGCGCACGGCACCTTCGTAACGTTCATCAACACTGAGTTCAACCACCGTCGCCTCTTCTGGTCTAAGGGACCCGACTCGCTCCAGGGCCTCAAGAACTTCTACTTCGAGACGATCCCGGATGGCCTCCCACCATCGGACCGCGACGCAACACAGGATCACCCAGCCCTCTACGACTCAATCCGGAAGAACTGCTTGGGCCCTTTCAA ATGGGGTGATGAGCTTCGCCAGCAAAGCCGCAAGAGAGCTCGCTTGTGGGTTCATGGGTTATTTGCAGTACAGAGAGCTTGTCAAGAGTGGGATCGTTCCATTCAAAG TTGTGGATTGGATCCTCACTGCGTATTAAATATAACAAATGAAGACTTCCTGAACAACGGGACGCTCGATGATCCTGTCAACTGGATCCCCGGCAAGAGAAACATCCAACTCTGGGACATCCCAAGCTTCATACGGACCACGGACCCGAACGACATCATGTTCGAATTCTTAGGAGAAAAA GATATTCTCGCAAGCTCAATCAAGTCTTTCAGGTTGAATCTGTGGAAGGAAGACTACAGCTGCCTCGAATGGCTCGATCAGAGAGAAGCCGAGTTGGCTGTGTACGTGAACTATGGGTGTGTCACTGTCATGACTAAGGAACATCCGAAGGAGTTTGTTTGGGGGCTTGCAAATAGCAAGCGTCCATTTATGTGA